Proteins co-encoded in one Amaranthus tricolor cultivar Red isolate AtriRed21 chromosome 7, ASM2621246v1, whole genome shotgun sequence genomic window:
- the LOC130817587 gene encoding germin-like protein produces MNSLVFFFLFSLFISLAYCDIEFDFCVGDISRQTSPVGYACKNRATVTIDDFIFTGFRVQKTTTNIYKANATLAFTNTFPGLNGLGIATSKIDLGVGGVIPAHTHRTSEFIIVVKGSIIAGFVDTNNTAYFKRLEVGDVMVFPPTLVHFQVNAGKTSATAYSGYNGANPGIQLITNSLLAGNLPTDLITQITLVNPLEIARLKSLFGITNA; encoded by the coding sequence ATGAATAGCCttgtatttttctttcttttttctctaTTCATTTCCCTCGCTTATTGCGACATTGAATTCGATTTTTGTGTTGGAGACATTAGCCGCCAAACATCACCAGTCGGGTATGCTTGCAAAAATCGAGCAACCGTGACAATAGATGATTTTATTTTCACTGGTTTTCGTGTTCAAAAAACCACAACAAACATATATAAAGCAAATGCGACACTAGCATTTACAAATACCTTCCCAGGTTTGAATGGTTTAGGTATCGCTACATCAAAAATAGACCTTGGTGTGGGTGGAGTTATACCCGCTCACACACATCGAACATCAGAGTTTATAATTGTCGTTAAAGGATCCATTATTGCAGGATTTGTCGACACAAATAACACGGCATATTTCAAAAGACTCGAGGTTGGAGATGTTATGGTGTTTCCACCAACATTGGttcattttcaagtaaatgCTGGTAAAACCTCAGCTACTGCATATTCTGGCTATAACGGCGCAAACCCGGGGATTCAACTTATTACAAACTCATTACTGGCTGGAAATTTACCAACTGATTTAATTACACAAATCACTCTTGTGAATCCATTAGAGATTGCTAGATTGAAATCGTTATTTGGTATAACCAATGCTTAG